The uncultured Fibrobacter sp. region GCGGTAAACCCGGGATTGAACGCAAGAATTCGCTGGTATATCTTTTCGGCGGCGTCGAAATGTCCCTGGTACTCGTTCAAATAACCTTGCAGCAGAAGAAGGTTCGCGTTCACCGGAAACTGGGAAAGAGCATACTCGACGATAGCTGCGCAACTGTCCAGTTGCCCGCTGCGACGGTAAATTTCGGCCAGGAGCTCGTACGCCCGCGGTTCATCGCCATTCGAGAGGCTCACGACCGTCTTGAGTTCATTTGACGCCTGGATAGCACGACCGCCATCCATTAGGAGCTTTCCGTACCAAAGTCTCGTCTGGTAAAGTGCAGGAGCCTTTTCCGAGGCCATCCGCGCAAGTTCCTGGGCGGCGGTGGCGTTTCCCGAACGGTAGACCTTTCGGCTTTCCAGGTAAGCAGCAATTCCCGTTCCCGGAAAGCGTCCCTGAATCTTATCGACCAAAAGCAAAAGGCGATCCTGCTGGGCATCCGTCAAGGAATCCATCTCGAACAGCGTATTTACCTGCCCTAGCAGAGCGGGCAAAAGGTCCGGATAAAGCACGACAATTCCGTCGTAGATATCGTATGCCGTTCCATAAGAACCCGCACGGAAAAGCTCCGCGGCACGGCGAAGTTCCGTCTGCACCTGAACCGGGACCGACAGAAGCTCGGCAGACATGTCGGGAGTATCGCCCCGCACCACCATCGAACCCGCCGGAAGTCCGTACGGGTTTCCACCTACGACAATCTTGCTCGGGCCATAAATATCATAAGCGCGAATACCCGCAAAAGTAAGCAGAGTTCCGCAACAGAGTGTCAAAAACAAGTATGCGGCCTTGCGGGCCGCCGAAGACGAATTCGCCATTACTTTTCCAAAAAATCAGCCAGTTTTTCTTTATGCTCCTTGCTCTTTTGCAACCGACGCAAGGTCTTATTCTTGATCTGACGCACACGCTCGCGGCTCAGTTTCAAGTCCTCTCCAATATCCTTAAGCGTGGTGTCCTCGACCGTATCGAGGCCGTAGAACATTCGAAGGATTTCTTCTTCACGCTGCGGAAGGGCAGACAAGGTTTCCTGGATGAGTTTCTTGCGTTCATCCTTTTCCATATCCTCGTCCTGATTGCCGTCGGAGCCCAAGACATCCATCAAGGTGCTGACGGTATCGCCGTTACCGCCGACATTCGGACCATCGCCAATGGGAGCATCCAACGAGATGTCCACGATCTTTTCCATGACTTCGACGATGTCTTTTTCGAAGGGAGCAAACTCATCCATCGCAATGGTACGGTCGTAATCGCCGTCATTTTGCATCAGGGCTCGTTTAAAGCGATTCACCAAGGCAAGCTTGTTGGGCGGAATTCGAACCGCACCCACCTGTTCAAACAGGGCCTTCTGGATAGACTGGCGAATCCACCAGACGGCATAGGAGATAAACTTGACATCCTTGCCCATGTCAAAGCGCTTAGCCGCCTTGAAAAGACCGATATTACCTTCGTTTATCAAATCCAACAGGGAAAGACCGCGCCCCTGGTACTTTCGTGCAACACTCACCACAAAACGGAGGTTGCCGCGAATAAGACGCTGCAGGGCTGTCTTACGGATTTCTTCCGCCTGGTCGCTCTTGATAATCGCAAGAAGAGCCTCCTCTTCCTGAGGACTCAGGGTAGGAAACCGGTTCAGGTCCCTGAAATAAAGCGCTTCGTTTGCATCACTCATAGAAACACATACCTTCGATTCTTCAAGATAACTTTCTTGCAGACAATCCAAATATGTCTTTTTACTTTATTTTCGTCAAGGCGTATAACTTTTCGTAAGGGTAAATTCCCGAATTGTGGCCGTCGCTAAAGGTGAGGCCCGCCGCATAGCGACCGATAGACTGCACCTTGACAAGCGCAATATCGGAAGGCACGGTAGATTCATCCAAAAGCTTTTCACCCGTATGTTCGTCAACACACAGGGCGCAGGGGCACGCAAGCCTCAAATCGCGAACGGGACACGCTCCGCGAGAACCGTCATTCCATTCAAAGCCAAGACGACCATCCTTTGTCCTGAAAACTTTTTTAGGCTGGATCATACATCCTCCTCGGGAAGTTCCGCGAATTCGTAGTTGAACGTCTTGAGCACACCGTCACCTTCGGTCTTGAATACCGCGAGCGTACGCACCATGGCATCGGCAGCCTGCATAAACGACTTGGCCGATTCCGAATTCGGGTAGCGCAACACGGCAGGGGTTCCCTGGTCGCCACAGTCGGCAACGGCAGGTTCGAGAGGCACCTTCGCAATCACGGGCACTCCCCAGCTTTTCGCAATGCGCTCTCCACCTCCTTCGCGGAAAATGTGATGCGCCTTGCCGCACTGGTCGCAAATAAAGTAGCTCATGTTTTCAACGACGCCCACCACCGGAACTCCCACGGAATCAAACATGGCAAGTCCCTTGCGGCAGTCGGCCAAAGCCACTTCCTGCGGAGTCGTTACCACAACGGCCCCAGCCATCGGGCAGTTCTGCGTAAGCGTCAGCTGAATATCGCCCGTTCCTGGAGGAAAGTCTACCAGCAGGTAGTCAAGCTTTCCCCAACGCACATGATGAATAAAGTGCTGGATCATCTGCGACACCATCGGGCCGCGCCAAATGGTCGCCTTGTCGGAATCGGCAAACATGCACATCGAAACGATGCTGATGCCACCCTTCGCTTCGACCGGGGCAATCGTATTGTCTTCAAAAACTTCGGGAGCTCGGTCGATACCGAACATGAGTCCCATGCTCGGGCCATAAATATCGGCATCCAGAATTCCCACGCGGGCACCGGAAAGACTGAGCGCCATCGCGAGGTTTGCCGTCACGGTCGATTTTCCGACACCGCCCTTGCCACTAGCAACCGCTACCACGTGCGCCACATCGCCAATGTAAGAGACCTTTGGAGCCTGCGAGGCCGTATTGGAATTTTCCACGCGGCCTTGGGCGGTAAACGTCACCTGCACATCGGAGGCACCGAGAGACTTCACAATCGCAATGCACTGGTCCTTGAACTTGTCACGGATAGGACACGCGGGCGTCGTAAGGCGCAGATCAAAACTCACCTTGTCGCCTTCAATTTTCAAATTCTGAACAAAGTTCAGTTCGACAATGTTCTTGTGCAGGTCGGGATCTTGAACCGCCTGCAGGGCCTTGAGTATCGTTTGTTCGTTCAGTTGCATAATATGTTTATGACCCTACATCGAGAATTTCGGCATTCGGAGGAGGTGCGTCATGCAAGGCGGCCATTCCTCTTCGTAGTGGCTCACCAGGATAATCGTCGTCTCCTTCGAAAGTAGCTGTAACAGGTTGAAAATCTTTTCGCGGTATTCTCCCTTGAGACCTTGCGTCGGTTCATCGAGCAACAGCACCTTGGGAGGCCTAATCGCCGCACGAGCCATCAGAACCACTCGCTTGTCAATCGGCGACAAGCTACGGTAACGGGCGTCAACATCTTCGAAACCGAGATAATTGAGCCATTCCTTCGCCTTTGCACGTTCTTCCCAGGTGGTATTTTCCGCCTTGCAGAGATTCGACGTAAAGCCTGTGCACAGGACCTCGGACAAGCTCAAGTCCTCGCGGTACTGGAGCGCCAGTTCCGGCGAGAAGAATCCGAGTTTCGCCTTGTGTTCCCAGATGTTCAGGCCATGCCCCGGGCGTTCCCCCAAAAGCGTGATATCGTTCTTGTAAATCTGAGGATGGTCTGCCGTGAGCATTCCAAGGAGTGTACTCTTGCCAGCACCGTTCTCGCCCATGACCGCCCAGTGTTCACCCTTACGGACTGTCCAGTTCAGGTTCTTGAGCACGAGCGTATCGCCAAATTGAACGTTCACGTTTTTCAAGTCAAAAAGGATTTCCGGGTCCGAAGTATCGGGAGAGCCAAGATCAACAATCTCGTAGTCCTTGAGTTCCTTCTTGGTGTACTTGGGCGCCGCCATTTCACGCGGAAGTTCACCCACGTACTGAGAGAAAGTCTTGTTTGCATACACAAACGCAGGGATGTCTGGAAGAAGCTCATCTTCACGGGCCAAGCGCACAGCCACCTTCAGGCCCGGGCGTTTCGAAAGCGCCACCACACTTGTCGCCAAATGCCTGCGGTACTCCGGATCAAGCCCTCCGAACAGATCGTTGAAATACACCCATTCCGGCTTTTCCATCCACATGCGGGCCAAAAGTACGCGACGCAGTTCCCCGTTCGAAAGGCTCAGCAGTTTACGGTCCAAGATTTCGACCGACAAATCCGCAATCGAAAGCGCCTCATCCAACTTCACGGGGTCCGTCTCGGGCCATGCCATATCATCGATATAGCGGTCCGTCTGCAAGAAGAACTTTTTCTTCAAGAGCAGATGACGCACCAGCGGAGCTTCTTCGTCGTGCAGGCTAATAAAGCGTTGCTGAAAAAAAGGCGCAAGTGCATGCTGAATTTTACGCTGCATCGCCTCCGACATCGTGGAGACATTTTCCTGCTGGTTCAAAAAATGAGTAATGACCCGATCCAGGTCCTCGCCTTCGGTGCTGAAAATCTGCACCCGCGGAAACATTTCGATCAAGGCCTCAAAACGCTTGAATTCCATATTTCCAAAAATAGCAAAATTGACAAGGGAGAAAACGCCCTCCCGCTTTTTAGCGGGAGGGCGTTGGGAGGTGTTTTAGGTAAAACTAGAACTTGTTGAAGAATTCCCAAGTGGTCTCAGGAACCCAAGATCGTTGCTGTCCCGGATCCTTATGATCCCAAATGTGACCGCCAGACTGCGTACACCAGCGAACCGGGAAACGTTCCTCGACCGTTTTGTAGTCGTAGCACTTATGCGGAGAATTGCGCGGAGCTTCTTCTGCCTGCTCATTTTTGGCCTGGCCACCTTCAGAATTGAGCGTCAAGATGATGTCGCGGGCGCTGCGGCCCATTTCAGGAGTACAGAGGTTGTCATCGAGCCCCAGAACGCCCATCCAGCCGATTCCCTTATTTTCACGCTGCGGGAGCCATATATTCCGTTCAGCCGTTTCGTACACTGCAACGGCTCGGAGTACATCCTGATGGTTCCAGGAAAGACCGTTACTGAACATGGAACCGTAGCTGAAGCCCGTAGAGAACACGCGACTAGAATCGATGCAAAGATTGCTCTGCAAGTCTGCCAGAAGTTCATCGAAAAGTAGGTAGTCATCTTGCCCCCACGGAGCCTGGTTACCGTTACCTTCGGGAGCCACAAAAATCGTCGTTTTCTCGGTATCGAGCGGTTTCAGGCCATAGTAGCCTTCCTGTTGCACGCCACCGGCCCAGCCGCCCATGCAGTGCATACCGAACACCAAACGGTAAGGTTTGTTGTTGTCATAGTTATCGGGAATATCGATGCGGATGGTGCGCTTACCCTTGCTCCACTGAAAATCGTAGCTGCCGGACTTTACGCGATTCCAAGTCTTGCCACATCCACGGGTAGGAACGGGATCGTTCTTGAGCCCCCAGCCGTACGCATACTGCGGAGTAGACTTTGTAAGCTTGAGCGAAAGCGTAGTATCCAAATTCGAAAGGCTTACGGTAAGCGTATCAAAGCCCTCTGCAACCACGCGAAGATTGTCGGATTCGCCTTCCTTTTTAAGAGCGTTGCGGGTACTTGCCGGTTTGCCCGCAAATGCAGCGCCATAATTACCACGGGAAGTAAAGCGGATATCCCTTTGGACAGAGCCAATCTTTACACGGGCATAATAGGCTCCCTGCGCCTTGACGCAAGCCTGCAAATCAAGGCTTCCATTGCCATACAGGGTTTCATTCAGCAGGCGGTTGCCCATCATATCAAAAATCTGCACCTGGACGGGTTCGCTAGAACGCTGCGAAAACGAAAGCACCCCGTTATTCACGCTAATATAGCCCGGCATCACTCGACTCATAATCGATTCTGTCGACGAATCCTGATGCAAGCTAAATTCGCCATTAGCATCGGTCTGCGTCGAAAGACCGTTCTGCAAAAGCGAAACCGAAGCGCCACTAACGGCAGCCCCCTCAGAATCACTGACCTTGCCCGAGACGGTAAAAGCATTCGCCGATACCGCCATGGCACAGGCCAGAGCAAAAGGTTCCCAAACACTCTTTTTCATAGAAACTCCTTATGACTGTATCTGTGAATATATCTCTAAAAGCAGAAACTATTCCACAAAAGACAAGCGTTTTCATGGACAATTAGTCAAAGAAGTTTTTCCATTTTTTTACACAAACTAAATATCAAACCATTAACAATAGTTTACAAAGACTTTCATAGCTTTCGACCGTATTTTCAGGCGTGAGCGGCAACAGGTTTACCGGTTTTCCAAAGCCACAAAGGAGCGTAATGCAATCGACACCGGCATTGCGGGCCGCAAGAATGTCCGGTTGGTCATCCCCCACCATCACCGTTTCTTCTTTCGATACCCCCGCCATCTCGATAATCTTCAGGAGACCCGCGGGACTTGGCTTTCGTTCAGGCGTCGTATCGCCGCAAAGGATAAATTCAAAGCGGTCGCGGAGGTGAAAATGTTCGAGGATCTTTTCGCTCGGGCGAAGCGGCTTGTTCGTAAGCATCGCCACTCGGACTGTGGTGCGGTTCAGGAAATCGACTATTCCCGGATTCGGGTGCGTACGCTCGGTACAGTGTTCCCAGTAAAAATCCGAATAGACCTTGTGAACCATTTCAATGGTTATGCCCGTGCGAGCCATATTTTCAGGGAGCGCCGCCTCCCCCATGCTACGCTCGATCAACTTCATCGAACCGTTTCCAATAAAAGTCCGCACACGCTGTTCGTCATGTTCCGGGAGGCCGAAATGACGCAGCGCATAATTTACCGCCACGGCAAGGTCGCCTAGGGTATTGAACAGCGTACCGTCGAGGTCAAATACAATGAGGGATTTCTTTTGGAGCATGGCGCGCCCAAATGTAGAAAATTACCGTATAAATTCCATTTCAACAAGAAAACGGTAAAAGCAAAGCGCCGACACCCCCAGAATAAATACGACGACGATAACAAACTGCACCGGATGCTCGTGAAAGTCATAGTCCGCCTTGCCGTAGGAAAACTTTCCACGGACAACGGCACTTACGAACAGCGCCAAAAACAAAAGGGACAACAGCAAGGACATATAAGCGAAAATATAATAATAGTCGCTCACTCCAAAAATTATATATATTACAATTATCGAAAAGAGGTGGAAGCATGATATTGTTCAAGGAAAACGCATATTTAACTGACGAGCAAATCTACAACTGGATTGGAGAGGCCGAAAGCGCCTACAAGCAGGTCGCCAAGAAAAGAGCCGTCAACACAACCGCATTCAGACTTTCACTGGAAGAAATCCTCTTACGTTTTCGCGAACTATACGGAACAGGTAGCCGTTGCCGCCTATACGGCACCAAAAGTTTCGGAAACATCCGTTTCGAAGTTTCACAAAAGGGCCCCTACCACAATCCACTTGACATCGATCAAGAAAACGACCTGTCCTACGACATTCTCGTTCGCTTGAACATGCGGCCCAATTACGAATACAAGAATGGCATCAATAAAGTTTCTATTCCCGTCCCGCTCAAGCCCCGTAAAAACGCGCTCCTCATAAGCATTTTCATTTCCGTACTTCTAGCCCTGTTGACCTGGTTTTCCTCTTCGTTTATGCCCGAAACGGTGCGTAACGAATACTTGATTCCAACCATCAGCAATTCATTCGATAAGCTCTCCTCCGTATTTTCGGAACTGGCGACGCCACTTGTATTTTTCGCCGTGGTTTCCGGAATCTGCGGCATCGGAGGGGTATCCACCTTCGGTAAGCTAGGCGGAAGCCTCCTCAAGCGCATGATGGGTACATACTTTATCGCCATGATAGCCATGGTGGTCGTGGGGGTTGCCATAGGGCTTGTCCCCACCCACGCCGCAAGCGAAGGCGGCAACATTTTCTCCGACTTGCTGAAACTTGTACTCGACATCATCCCGAGCAATCTCATTACGCCCTTCCAAACCGACAACGACATGCAGGTGATTGTCATCGCAATCTTTATCGGTATCGTCTTGCTTTTGCTGGGCGACAAGGTCCGCATCGTCCGAAAATTTTGCGACGAGGCCGGAAGCATTATCAACCAGATGATGGCTTTTGTCTGTAAGACTCTTCCCCTATTTGTTTATCTCGGCGTCACAAACCTTCTCCTGAGCAATATGCTTGGACAAGTGTACCTGGTATCGCGCATCTTTGTCATTTCGCTTGCCGGGGCCGCAATCA contains the following coding sequences:
- a CDS encoding RNA polymerase sigma factor RpoD/SigA; translation: MSDANEALYFRDLNRFPTLSPQEEEALLAIIKSDQAEEIRKTALQRLIRGNLRFVVSVARKYQGRGLSLLDLINEGNIGLFKAAKRFDMGKDVKFISYAVWWIRQSIQKALFEQVGAVRIPPNKLALVNRFKRALMQNDGDYDRTIAMDEFAPFEKDIVEVMEKIVDISLDAPIGDGPNVGGNGDTVSTLMDVLGSDGNQDEDMEKDERKKLIQETLSALPQREEEILRMFYGLDTVEDTTLKDIGEDLKLSRERVRQIKNKTLRRLQKSKEHKEKLADFLEK
- a CDS encoding DUF971 domain-containing protein translates to MIQPKKVFRTKDGRLGFEWNDGSRGACPVRDLRLACPCALCVDEHTGEKLLDESTVPSDIALVKVQSIGRYAAGLTFSDGHNSGIYPYEKLYALTKIK
- a CDS encoding Mrp/NBP35 family ATP-binding protein, yielding MQLNEQTILKALQAVQDPDLHKNIVELNFVQNLKIEGDKVSFDLRLTTPACPIRDKFKDQCIAIVKSLGASDVQVTFTAQGRVENSNTASQAPKVSYIGDVAHVVAVASGKGGVGKSTVTANLAMALSLSGARVGILDADIYGPSMGLMFGIDRAPEVFEDNTIAPVEAKGGISIVSMCMFADSDKATIWRGPMVSQMIQHFIHHVRWGKLDYLLVDFPPGTGDIQLTLTQNCPMAGAVVVTTPQEVALADCRKGLAMFDSVGVPVVGVVENMSYFICDQCGKAHHIFREGGGERIAKSWGVPVIAKVPLEPAVADCGDQGTPAVLRYPNSESAKSFMQAADAMVRTLAVFKTEGDGVLKTFNYEFAELPEEDV
- a CDS encoding ATP-binding cassette domain-containing protein; amino-acid sequence: MEFKRFEALIEMFPRVQIFSTEGEDLDRVITHFLNQQENVSTMSEAMQRKIQHALAPFFQQRFISLHDEEAPLVRHLLLKKKFFLQTDRYIDDMAWPETDPVKLDEALSIADLSVEILDRKLLSLSNGELRRVLLARMWMEKPEWVYFNDLFGGLDPEYRRHLATSVVALSKRPGLKVAVRLAREDELLPDIPAFVYANKTFSQYVGELPREMAAPKYTKKELKDYEIVDLGSPDTSDPEILFDLKNVNVQFGDTLVLKNLNWTVRKGEHWAVMGENGAGKSTLLGMLTADHPQIYKNDITLLGERPGHGLNIWEHKAKLGFFSPELALQYREDLSLSEVLCTGFTSNLCKAENTTWEERAKAKEWLNYLGFEDVDARYRSLSPIDKRVVLMARAAIRPPKVLLLDEPTQGLKGEYREKIFNLLQLLSKETTIILVSHYEEEWPPCMTHLLRMPKFSM
- a CDS encoding esterase: MKKSVWEPFALACAMAVSANAFTVSGKVSDSEGAAVSGASVSLLQNGLSTQTDANGEFSLHQDSSTESIMSRVMPGYISVNNGVLSFSQRSSEPVQVQIFDMMGNRLLNETLYGNGSLDLQACVKAQGAYYARVKIGSVQRDIRFTSRGNYGAAFAGKPASTRNALKKEGESDNLRVVAEGFDTLTVSLSNLDTTLSLKLTKSTPQYAYGWGLKNDPVPTRGCGKTWNRVKSGSYDFQWSKGKRTIRIDIPDNYDNNKPYRLVFGMHCMGGWAGGVQQEGYYGLKPLDTEKTTIFVAPEGNGNQAPWGQDDYLLFDELLADLQSNLCIDSSRVFSTGFSYGSMFSNGLSWNHQDVLRAVAVYETAERNIWLPQRENKGIGWMGVLGLDDNLCTPEMGRSARDIILTLNSEGGQAKNEQAEEAPRNSPHKCYDYKTVEERFPVRWCTQSGGHIWDHKDPGQQRSWVPETTWEFFNKF
- a CDS encoding HAD family hydrolase — encoded protein: MLQKKSLIVFDLDGTLFNTLGDLAVAVNYALRHFGLPEHDEQRVRTFIGNGSMKLIERSMGEAALPENMARTGITIEMVHKVYSDFYWEHCTERTHPNPGIVDFLNRTTVRVAMLTNKPLRPSEKILEHFHLRDRFEFILCGDTTPERKPSPAGLLKIIEMAGVSKEETVMVGDDQPDILAARNAGVDCITLLCGFGKPVNLLPLTPENTVESYESLCKLLLMV
- a CDS encoding cation:dicarboxylase symporter family transporter, which translates into the protein MILFKENAYLTDEQIYNWIGEAESAYKQVAKKRAVNTTAFRLSLEEILLRFRELYGTGSRCRLYGTKSFGNIRFEVSQKGPYHNPLDIDQENDLSYDILVRLNMRPNYEYKNGINKVSIPVPLKPRKNALLISIFISVLLALLTWFSSSFMPETVRNEYLIPTISNSFDKLSSVFSELATPLVFFAVVSGICGIGGVSTFGKLGGSLLKRMMGTYFIAMIAMVVVGVAIGLVPTHAASEGGNIFSDLLKLVLDIIPSNLITPFQTDNDMQVIVIAIFIGIVLLLLGDKVRIVRKFCDEAGSIINQMMAFVCKTLPLFVYLGVTNLLLSNMLGQVYLVSRIFVISLAGAAITIGITIARTLYVTKQPFSKLFSAQLPSLLINLTTSSQMSAMPESMKCCKEKWGIDQKFTDFGLPLGVVFYMPNGAIMLGAIVWVLTDISLGAVDIIVLLKLVLVSVIIAIAAPPIPGSAFAVLPILFSACGTNLSMMPLAVIIGSTVGYLLPAMNGFCLQLELLMTAKKANLIRKEDPPAEPST